In Cydia fagiglandana chromosome 3, ilCydFagi1.1, whole genome shotgun sequence, the following are encoded in one genomic region:
- the LOC134680482 gene encoding uncharacterized protein LOC134680482: MTSATKKDRQFTIEFIKHYKLLPTLWNTKCESYRDHNMKKKCYLVLLKKYREHYPTASLHDMKRKLNSLRSNYRKYSARLKPGDPPPNVYWYNEMKFVYGSEEVENEIDVDATYDELKCEEMEISVADSFDDQEEDHLEDVEHLEIPESDVKYWENDTPSPPPPRASKTSEKSTPKLIYRTTTPNKQSQQASVLQTSAVHEEDEFDLWGKVMATELRKLNARQQIFAKKAITDVLLEGQLGLLKRNSVQINKADRHGTEI, from the exons ATGACTAGTGCAACGAAAAAGGACAGACAATTCACTATTGAATTCATAAAACATTACAAACTGCTACCGACGCTATGGAATACGAAATGCGAAAGTTACCGTGACCATAACATGAAGAAGAAATGTTATCTGGTATTGTTGAAGAAGTACAGAGAGCATTATCCAACGGCAAGCTTGCACGATATGAAGAGAAAATTGAACTCGCTGAGGTCGAATTACAGAAAATATAGTGCGAGGCTAAAGCCAGGCGATCCTCCGCCGAATGTGTACTGGTATAATGAGATGAAATTTGTGTATGGGTCAGAGGAGGTGGAAAACGAAATTGATGTCGATGCAACTTATGATGAGCTGAAATGTGAAGAAATGGAAATAAGTGTGGCTGACTCCTTTGACGACCAAgag GAAGACCATTTGGAAGATGTGGAACACTTAGAAATACCAGAAAGCGACGTAAAGTACTGGGAAAATGACACTCCAAGCCCGCCACCACCGCGTGCCTCAAAAACCTCAGAAAAATCAACTCCGAAATTAATTTACCGCACCACCACACCAAACAAACAGTCACAGCAAGCAAGTGTGCTACAGACTTCTGCAGTGCATGAAGAGGATGAATTTGACTTGTGGGGTAAAGTGATGGCTACGGAGTTGAGAAAGTTGAATGCGAGGCAGCAGATCTTTGCGAAGAAAGCCATCACGGACGTCTTGTTGGAAGGACAGTTGGGACTGCTGAAAAGGAACTCTGTACAGATAAATAAAGCTGATCGACATGGTACTGAAATATga
- the LOC134679827 gene encoding ubiquitin-like modifier-activating enzyme 5 has product MSTVEELQKKVQELEAKLAAIQGSAGPVRQKIDVMSSEVVDSNPYSRLMALKRMGIVDNYEKIRELSVAVVGVGGVGSVTAEMLTRCGIGKLILFDYDKVELANMNRLFFQPHQAGLSKVAAAAATLQNINPDVAIDAYNYNITMVENFQKFCDAISTGSLTGGPVDLVLSCVDNFEARMAINTACNELNQKWFESGVSENAVSGHIQFIVPGVTACFACAPPLVVASKIDERTLKREGVCAASLPTTMGIVAGFLVQNTLKQLLGFGTVSHYLGYSALTDFFPMMSLKPNTQCDDNHCRTRQIEARARPQVEVATEVTEDAGPVHADNEWGISLVDENCPEDEDTSNLKLVDGVQVAYSIPVDNSTPESSTGGAVAASELSLEELMQQMKSI; this is encoded by the exons ATGTCTACTGTCGAAGAATTACAGAAGAAAGTGCAAGAGTTGGAGGCCAAACTAGCGGCCATCCAAGGAAGCGCGGGCCCAGTGCGGCAGAAAATTGACGTTATGTCGTCCGAAGTTGTGGATTCTAATCCCTACAG TCGTCTCATGGCATTAAAGAGGATGGGTATAGTGGACAACTACGAGAAGATCCGTGAGCTGTCAGTGGCAGTAGTCGGTGTTGGTGGTGTCGGCAGTGTCACTGCAGAGATGCTCACCCGTTGTGGCATTGGGAAG TTAATCCTTTTTGACTATGACAAAGTAGAGCTGGCGAACATGAACCGGCTCTTCTTCCAACCGCACCAAGCCGGGCTCAGCAAGGTAGCTGCGGCCGCCGCCACACTGCAGAATATTAACCCTGATGTCGCCATTGATGCGTACAACTACAATATCACAATGGTGGAGAATTTCCAGAAGTTCTGTGATGCTATTAG CACTGGCAGTTTGACCGGGGGCCCCGTGGATCTGGTCCTCAGCTGCGTGGACAACTTCGAGGCCCGAATGGCCATCAACACAGCCTGCAACGAGCTCAACCAGAAATGGTTTGAAAGCGGAGTCAGTGAGAATGCTGTGTCGGGGCATATACAGTTTATTGTACCTGGAGTGACCGCCTGTTTTGCT TGTGCACCCCCACTAGTGGTGGCGTCTAAAATCGACGAGCGCACACTAAAACGCGAGGGCGTGTGCGCGGCCAGTTTACCTACTACTATGGGCATCGTCGCCGGATTCCTTG TACAAAACACACTGAAGCAGCTACTAGGGTTTGGAACGGTCAGCCACTACCTGGGTTACAGCGCTCTTACAGACTTCTTCCCCATGATGAGCttaaag CCGAACACGCAATGCGATGACAACCACTGTCGCACGCGGCAGATCGAGGCGCGAGCGCGGCCGCAGGTAGAGGTCGCCACTGAGGTCACCGAGGACGCGGGCCCAGTCCATGCTGACAACGAATGGG GAATCAGTTTGGTGGATGAAAATTGTCCTGAAGATGAAGATACGTCCAATTTGAAGCTAGTTGATGGTGTACAG GTAGCCTACAGTATACCGGTTGACAACAGCACTCCTGAGTCCAGCACGGGCGGCGCCGTGGCCGCCTCGGAGCTCTCTCTCGAAGAACTCATGCAGCAAATGAAGTCCATATAA